A single Anopheles funestus chromosome 2RL, idAnoFuneDA-416_04, whole genome shotgun sequence DNA region contains:
- the LOC125764612 gene encoding uncharacterized protein LOC125764612, translating into MKTTLFFLIVALCAVALAAPSSEQKREGKGKGKGRQEMADSGSAEGAQDDSQEENRGGKGKGANGRMTEKGGKGGKGGRGGKGGKGDMEDEMEGPRRRMDGPMGKGQQKENGKGRDAKPKEHGKGKKN; encoded by the coding sequence ATGAAGACAACTCTATTCTTCCTGATCGTCGCTCTGTGTGCAGTTGCATTGGCTGCTCCATCATCTGAGCAGAAGCGAGAAGGAAAGGGCAAAGGCAAGGGCCGCCAGGAGATGGCGGATTCCGGCTCGGCAGAGGGTGCACAGGACGATAGCCAAGAGGAAAACCGCGGAGGAAAAGGCAAGGGAGCAAACGGTAGAATGACCGAAAAGGGTGGAAAGGGCGGAAAGGGCGGAAGGGGCGGAAAGGGCGGAAAGGGTGACATGGAAGATGAGATGGAAGGCCCCAGACGGCGTATGGATGGTCCGATGGGAAAGGGCCAGCAGAAGGAGAATGGAAAGGGTCGTGATGCAAAGCCAAAGGAAcatggcaaaggaaaaaagaactaa